In Hypanus sabinus isolate sHypSab1 chromosome 17, sHypSab1.hap1, whole genome shotgun sequence, the following proteins share a genomic window:
- the LOC132406728 gene encoding adhesion G-protein coupled receptor G1-like has translation MLFLCEDLKNDAMEIHTGYKVFRKKEIPRKQMRLIANSSWVGEQTTDNQDADVEVILPAELSERAKEQQNDLSRIIFTVFNDTELFEDENNSTLLNDQVFGITVGNTRIQNLTEGVTIKVNHGKNMKNGSHRCVFLFESDNGNISDSWNSTGCKTTVEGHQTICVCDHLTFFAVLLDLRLDNNTLDEKDVMSLTYITVIGCAISAVFSVITVFLYCVVRKYKGDHTTQIHINLCIACFLLNMNFLTNEWISKLMIDGLCKTMAVLLHYSLLCTFTWMAIEGLHLYLMLIKVFNIYVKHYIQKLALMGWGIPAVVVSLCIAVDKDNYGQFQIKMQDNNSSVSMCWIRNNIVHYVTNCGFFGMIWLWNLTMLITVCVKLAQMRKGFGSVSRSVWKDLWTVLGLSSLLGITWALPFFSHGPMYVVQTYLFCILNSLQGFFIFLWYYAIKRPSKEQNTNYTSDK, from the exons ATGTTATTTTTATGTGAGGATTTAAAGAATGATGCCATGGAAATACACACAGGATATAAAGTTTTCAGAAAAAAGGAAATCCCCAGAAAACAAATGAGACTGATTGCTAATTCATCGTGG GTGGGTGAACAAACCACTGATAATCAGGATGCTGATGTTGAGGTGATCCTTCCAGCTGAGCTATCTGAGAGAGCTAAAGAGCAACAGAATGACCTTTCAAGGATCATTTTCACCGTATTTAATGACACCGAACTATTTGAG GATGAAAATAATAGCACACTATTAAATGACCAAGTGTTTGGAATTACTGTGGGAAACACAAGGATTCAGAACTTAACGGAAGGTGTGACTATTAAGGTTAATCACGGcaaaaatatgaaa AACGGATCACATCGATGTGTATTCTTGTTTGAAAGTGACAACG GAAACATCTCAGACTCCTGGAATTCCACAGGCTGTAAGACAACAGTTGAGGGTCATCAAACCATTTGTGTGTGTGACCATCTGACCTTCTTTGCTGTGCTGCTG GACTTACGCTTGGACAACAACACGTTGGATGAAAAAGATGTGATGTCATTAACCTACATCACTGTGATTGGCTGTGCGATCTCTGCCGTCTTCTCTGTCATCACAGTATTCCTTTACTGTGTGGTGAG GAAATATAAAGGTGATCACACCACCCAGATCCACATTAACCTCTGCATTGCTTGCTTTCTACTGAATATGAATTTCCTGACCAATGAGTGGATTAGTAAGCTGATGATTGATGGTCTCTGTAAGACGATGGCTGTGCTCCTTCACTATTCATTACTGTGCACTTTCACATGGATGGCAATTGAAGGACTTCATCTCTACCTGATGCTGATCAAAGTGTTCAACATCTATGTCAAACACTACATACAGAAACTGGCTTTGATGGGTTGGG GCATCCCTGCTGTGGTGGTGTCTTTGTGCATTGCAGTGGACAAGGACAATTATGGACAGTTTCAAATCAAAATGCAGGACAATAACAGCTCTGTTTCCAT GTGCTGGATAAGAAATAATATAGTCCATTATGTTACAAACTGTGGTTTTTTCGGCATGATATGGCTTTGGAACCTGACAATGCTAATCACCGTCTGTGTCAAGCTAGCTCAGATGAGAAAAGGATTCGGTTCTGTGTCCAGATCTGTGTGGAAGGATCTGTGGACGGTCCTCGGCCTCAGTTCTTTGCTGGGCATCACGTGGGCTTTGCCGTTTTTTTCACATGGACCAATGTACGTTGTTCAAACGTACCTGTTTTGCATCTTAAACTCCCTGCAAG GGTTTTTTATATTCTTGTGGTACTATGCTATAAAACGACCATCCAAAGAGCAAAATACTAATTATACATCAGATAAGTAA